From a region of the Streptomyces sp. NBC_01454 genome:
- a CDS encoding RecQ family ATP-dependent DNA helicase, which produces MSNDDLRAAADAVLTRLVGDPSGEARLREDQWRAIEALVADHRRALVVQRTGWGKSAVYFVATALLRERGSGPTVIVSPLLALMRNQVEAAARAGIRARTINSANTEEWDTVQAEVAAGEVDVLLVSPERLNNPDFRDQVLPKLASATGLLVVDEAHCISDWGHDFRPDYRRLRTMLADLPPGVPVLATTATANARVTADVAEQLGTGEGSTEALVLRGPLDRESLSLGVLPLPDAAHRLAWLADHLHELPGSGIIYTLTVAAAEEVTAFLRHRGHTVSSYTGKTENADRQQAEDDLLANRVKALVATSALGMGFDKPDLGFVVHLGSPSSPIAYYQQVGRAGRGVKHAEVLLLPGREDEAIWKYFASLAFPPEEQVRRTLDVLAAAGRPVSLPALEPQVELRRSRLEIMLKVLDVDGAVHRVKGGWTSTGRPWSYDTERYAWVSRQREAEQQAMREYATTAGCRMEFLRRQLDDEAAVACGRCDNCAGARFSTEVSAAALDAARGELGRPGVEVEPRRMWPTGLPAVGVDLKGRIPAGELSSTGRALGRLSDIGWGNRLRPMLAPQAPDGPVPDDVAAAVVTVLADWAKGPGGWASGAAEAPARPVGVVALSSRSRPQLIRSLAERIAGVGRMPFLGTVASADDGAEGRIPRSNSAQRLRALHGSLSVPPELTQALASAGGPVLVVDDYADTGWTLAVAARLLRRAGAEGVFPLVLAVQG; this is translated from the coding sequence ATGAGCAACGATGATCTGCGTGCCGCCGCCGATGCCGTCCTGACCCGACTCGTCGGGGATCCCAGCGGCGAGGCCAGGCTGCGTGAGGATCAGTGGCGGGCGATCGAGGCGCTGGTTGCCGACCACCGCCGCGCGCTGGTGGTGCAGCGGACGGGCTGGGGCAAGTCCGCGGTCTATTTCGTCGCGACGGCGCTGCTGCGCGAGCGCGGCAGCGGGCCGACCGTGATCGTCTCCCCGCTGCTCGCGCTGATGCGCAATCAGGTCGAGGCCGCCGCGCGGGCCGGGATCCGTGCGCGCACGATCAACTCCGCCAACACCGAGGAGTGGGACACCGTCCAGGCCGAGGTGGCGGCCGGTGAGGTGGATGTCCTGCTGGTGAGCCCCGAGCGCCTCAACAACCCCGACTTCCGTGATCAGGTACTGCCCAAGCTCGCGTCGGCGACCGGTCTGCTGGTGGTCGACGAGGCGCACTGCATCTCCGACTGGGGCCATGATTTCCGGCCGGACTACCGGCGGCTGCGCACGATGCTCGCCGACCTCCCGCCCGGTGTGCCGGTGCTCGCCACGACCGCCACGGCCAATGCGCGCGTGACCGCCGATGTCGCCGAGCAGCTCGGCACGGGCGAGGGCTCCACCGAGGCGCTGGTGCTGCGCGGGCCGCTGGACCGGGAGAGCCTGAGCCTGGGCGTGCTGCCGCTGCCGGACGCCGCACACCGGCTCGCCTGGCTCGCGGACCATCTGCACGAGCTGCCGGGCTCGGGAATCATCTACACCCTCACGGTTGCCGCCGCCGAGGAGGTGACGGCCTTCCTGCGCCATCGGGGGCACACGGTCTCGTCGTACACCGGTAAGACGGAGAACGCCGACCGTCAGCAGGCCGAGGACGATCTGCTCGCCAACCGGGTCAAGGCGCTGGTGGCGACCTCCGCGCTGGGTATGGGCTTCGACAAGCCCGATCTGGGGTTCGTGGTGCATCTCGGGTCGCCGTCGTCCCCCATCGCGTACTACCAGCAGGTGGGCCGGGCCGGCCGTGGGGTGAAGCACGCCGAGGTGCTGCTGCTGCCGGGCCGCGAGGACGAGGCGATCTGGAAGTACTTCGCGTCGCTGGCCTTCCCGCCCGAGGAGCAGGTGCGCCGGACCCTGGACGTGCTGGCCGCCGCCGGCCGGCCGGTGTCGCTGCCCGCCCTGGAGCCGCAGGTCGAACTGCGCCGCTCGCGCCTGGAGATCATGCTCAAGGTGCTCGATGTGGACGGCGCCGTGCACCGCGTCAAGGGCGGCTGGACGTCCACCGGCCGGCCATGGTCGTACGACACCGAGCGCTATGCGTGGGTGTCGCGTCAGCGCGAGGCCGAACAGCAGGCCATGCGGGAGTACGCCACCACGGCGGGCTGTCGGATGGAGTTCCTGCGGCGGCAGCTGGACGACGAGGCCGCGGTGGCCTGTGGCCGCTGCGACAACTGCGCCGGGGCACGGTTCAGTACCGAGGTGTCCGCCGCTGCGCTGGACGCGGCGCGCGGTGAGCTGGGGCGCCCGGGGGTGGAGGTGGAGCCGCGGCGGATGTGGCCGACGGGGCTGCCGGCCGTCGGTGTCGACCTCAAGGGGCGTATCCCCGCGGGCGAACTGTCCTCGACGGGCCGGGCCCTGGGCCGGCTCTCCGACATCGGGTGGGGCAACCGCCTGCGGCCGATGCTCGCACCGCAGGCACCCGACGGCCCGGTGCCCGACGATGTGGCCGCCGCGGTGGTCACCGTGCTCGCCGACTGGGCCAAGGGACCGGGTGGTTGGGCCTCGGGCGCGGCCGAGGCACCGGCCCGCCCGGTGGGCGTCGTCGCGCTCTCCTCGCGCAGCCGCCCGCAGCTGATCCGGTCGCTGGCCGAGCGGATCGCCGGGGTCGGCCGGATGCCGTTCCTGGGCACGGTGGCCTCGGCGGACGACGGTGCCGAGGGCAGGATTCCGCGCAGCAACAGCGCACAGCGGCTGCGGGCGCTGCACGGTTCGCTGAGCGTGCCGCCGGAGTTGACGCAGGCCCTGGCGTCGGCGGGTGGCCCGGTGTTGGTGGTGGACGACTACGCCGACACCGGCTGGACATTGGCCGTGGCCGCCCGGCTGCTGCGCCGGGCGGGCGCGGAGGGGGTGTTTCCGCTGGTCCTCGCCGTTCAGGGCTAG
- a CDS encoding YdbC family protein, whose protein sequence is MLVKWIRLTVVDRRGFERGQRKWAGLLGEPGFRGQGGGWSRGRPGVAHLVAFWESRAFYDSFMARSHDRLAAAQVGTYKDAQVRLFEHEFDVKVGFRPSFGEVDVLRLAHCQVYQDRVDHFMLMQEKVWNPAMAGSPGMQRGMLGRAPGEEFLVLSMWQSAAERGKYRPERVERLALRAQIAADVRAIAGDVVELEPSWTV, encoded by the coding sequence GTGCTTGTCAAGTGGATTCGCCTCACCGTCGTGGACCGTCGTGGGTTCGAGCGGGGGCAGCGGAAATGGGCGGGGCTGCTGGGTGAGCCGGGGTTCCGAGGGCAGGGCGGAGGGTGGAGCCGGGGACGGCCGGGGGTCGCGCATCTGGTCGCCTTCTGGGAGAGCCGGGCGTTCTACGACTCCTTCATGGCGCGTTCGCATGACCGGCTGGCGGCCGCCCAGGTCGGCACCTACAAGGACGCCCAGGTACGCCTGTTTGAGCACGAGTTCGACGTGAAGGTGGGCTTCCGTCCGTCGTTCGGCGAGGTGGACGTGCTGCGGCTGGCGCACTGCCAGGTGTATCAGGACCGGGTGGACCACTTCATGCTGATGCAGGAGAAGGTCTGGAACCCGGCCATGGCGGGCTCACCGGGAATGCAGCGGGGAATGCTGGGGCGGGCTCCGGGCGAGGAGTTCCTGGTGCTGTCGATGTGGCAGTCGGCGGCCGAGCGGGGGAAGTACCGGCCCGAGCGGGTGGAGCGGCTGGCGCTGCGGGCCCAGATAGCCGCGGACGTCCGGGCCATCGCGGGGGACGTGGTCGAGCTCGAGCCGTCATGGACGGTATGA
- a CDS encoding ribonuclease HII: MPYEPPTHTVERSLRATTGAKIVAGIDEVGRGAWAGPVSVCAAITGLRRPPDGLTDSKLLTPKRRTELCEVLGEWVTSYALGHSSPEEIDELGMTAALRLAAVRALAALPVRPDAVILDGKHDYLGAPWRVRTVIKGDQSCIAVSAASVIAKVRRDAMMAELGLAYTDFDFAANAGYPSPTHRIALEEYGPTPHHRVSWSYMDALPRWRHLKKVRITPEAAALEAGGQLGFDF; this comes from the coding sequence ATGCCGTACGAGCCCCCCACCCATACCGTCGAGCGATCATTGCGCGCCACGACGGGCGCCAAGATCGTTGCAGGTATCGACGAGGTCGGACGCGGAGCGTGGGCCGGTCCGGTCAGCGTCTGCGCAGCGATCACCGGTCTGCGCCGGCCGCCCGACGGACTCACCGATTCCAAGCTGCTGACTCCCAAGCGCCGCACCGAACTGTGCGAAGTGCTCGGCGAATGGGTCACGTCATACGCCCTCGGGCACTCCTCGCCCGAGGAGATCGACGAGCTGGGCATGACCGCGGCACTGCGGCTCGCGGCCGTCCGCGCCCTGGCGGCGCTGCCGGTCCGGCCGGACGCGGTCATTCTCGACGGCAAGCACGACTACCTGGGCGCGCCGTGGCGGGTCCGCACGGTCATCAAGGGTGACCAGTCCTGCATCGCGGTCTCCGCCGCGTCCGTGATCGCCAAGGTGCGGCGCGACGCGATGATGGCCGAACTGGGGCTGGCCTACACCGACTTCGACTTCGCGGCCAACGCAGGCTACCCCTCGCCGACCCATCGCATTGCCCTGGAGGAGTACGGTCCCACGCCGCACCACCGAGTGTCGTGGTCCTACATGGACGCCCTGCCCCGGTGGCGGCATCTGAAGAAGGTGCGCATCACCCCCGAAGCAGCCGCTCTGGAAGCCGGTGGCCAACTCGGCTTCGATTTCTGA
- a CDS encoding histidine phosphatase family protein, which translates to MARPRRIVLIRHGESEGNVDDTVYEREPDHALSLTPAGLRQAEEAGGPLREMFGDQRVSAYVSPYRRTHQTFRALGLDPGRVRVREEPRLREQDWGNWQDRDDVRQQKAYRDAYGHFFYRFAQGESGADVYDRVGAFLESLWRSFEDPDHPPNVLIVTHGLTMRLFCMRWFHWTVADFESLSNPGNAERRTLLLGENGRYTLDRPFDRWCKPEPYGVTG; encoded by the coding sequence ATGGCTCGGCCCCGACGCATCGTTCTCATCCGCCACGGAGAGTCGGAGGGGAATGTCGATGACACCGTCTACGAGCGGGAGCCCGACCATGCGCTCTCGCTCACCCCGGCCGGGCTGCGACAGGCGGAGGAGGCCGGCGGCCCCCTGCGGGAGATGTTCGGTGACCAGCGGGTCTCCGCCTATGTCTCGCCCTACCGCCGCACCCACCAGACCTTCCGGGCGCTCGGCCTCGATCCCGGCAGGGTGCGGGTCCGCGAGGAGCCCCGGCTGCGCGAGCAGGACTGGGGGAACTGGCAGGACCGCGACGACGTGCGGCAGCAGAAGGCTTACCGGGACGCCTACGGGCACTTCTTCTACCGCTTCGCCCAGGGCGAGTCCGGAGCGGACGTCTACGACCGCGTCGGCGCGTTCCTGGAGAGTCTGTGGCGCAGCTTCGAGGACCCGGACCACCCGCCGAACGTCCTGATCGTCACGCACGGGCTCACCATGCGACTGTTCTGCATGCGCTGGTTCCACTGGACCGTGGCCGACTTCGAGTCGCTGTCCAATCCGGGCAATGCGGAACGGCGCACCCTGCTGCTCGGCGAGAACGGCCGCTACACCCTCGACCGGCCCTTCGATCGCTGGTGTAAACCGGAGCCTTACGGGGTCACCGGTTAG
- a CDS encoding TetR/AcrR family transcriptional regulator, with translation MTDDAANDDRHPAGDSAPAPGTRRPGGRTARTRAAVRDAVLAGLTEYGYPGLTVEYVAEHSGVHKTTLYRRWKDVEGLVVDALDLAGEDTWTPPDTGSLEGDLRALAHEVVASFADPAVAASGSAMIAAGFQSERAAAALRGYYAERFTRCEAIVERAVGRGELPAPPDAAPGSPADTPARAASRAGAASVMIDAGALVRSVSAPLFFRLFITREPVGAAQADQAAAAALAAARAGAFTTDGAADSATGSTHGTDP, from the coding sequence TTGACTGACGACGCAGCGAACGACGACCGGCACCCGGCCGGCGACTCCGCGCCCGCCCCCGGCACCCGGCGCCCCGGCGGCCGCACGGCCCGTACCCGCGCCGCCGTCCGCGACGCCGTACTGGCCGGTCTCACCGAGTACGGCTATCCGGGCCTGACCGTCGAATACGTCGCCGAACACTCCGGTGTGCACAAGACGACGCTCTATCGCCGCTGGAAGGACGTCGAGGGCCTGGTGGTGGATGCCCTGGATCTCGCGGGCGAGGACACCTGGACGCCTCCGGACACCGGGTCCCTGGAGGGTGATCTGCGCGCCCTGGCCCACGAGGTCGTCGCGTCCTTCGCCGACCCCGCAGTGGCCGCGTCGGGCTCCGCGATGATCGCCGCCGGCTTCCAGTCGGAGCGGGCGGCCGCGGCACTGCGCGGCTACTACGCCGAGCGGTTCACGCGCTGCGAGGCCATCGTCGAACGTGCCGTTGGGCGTGGGGAGCTGCCCGCCCCCCCGGACGCCGCGCCGGGATCACCGGCGGACACCCCGGCACGCGCCGCCTCCCGTGCCGGCGCCGCGAGCGTCATGATCGACGCCGGTGCACTGGTCCGCTCGGTCTCCGCGCCGCTCTTCTTCCGCCTGTTCATCACCCGGGAACCGGTCGGGGCCGCGCAGGCCGACCAGGCCGCGGCGGCCGCCCTGGCCGCAGCCCGCGCCGGGGCGTTCACCACCGACGGCGCTGCCGACAGCGCCACCGGCTCCACGCACGGCACGGACCCCTGA
- a CDS encoding ADP-ribosylglycohydrolase family protein → MTLDHRDADRRARALASLRGLAVGDALGSQFFVPAHYPSLKRRELPPGPWQWTDDTEMACSVLAVLTTHGRIDQDSLARSFADHHDFDRGYGPAVNRMLRLIREGGDWRELASGLFNGQGSWGNGAAMRIAPLGAWYADDPEQATHQAEISAYTTHQHREAVVGAMAVAAAAALVADPARDLGPEQLLDDVLALIPRSAVQAGLRRARDMLDYADSGTVAAVLGCGRRTSAHDTVPFALWAAARHLGNYERAFWATAHAGGDVDTTCAIVGGIVAAGRAGAPPEAWLAGTESLPSWAPALTD, encoded by the coding sequence ATGACCCTCGACCACCGTGACGCAGACCGCCGTGCGCGGGCCCTGGCCAGCCTGCGCGGACTGGCCGTGGGTGATGCCCTCGGCTCGCAGTTCTTCGTCCCCGCCCACTACCCCTCCCTCAAGCGCCGCGAGCTGCCTCCCGGCCCCTGGCAGTGGACCGACGACACGGAGATGGCCTGCTCCGTCCTGGCCGTGCTCACGACCCATGGACGGATCGACCAGGACTCGCTCGCCCGCTCCTTCGCCGACCACCACGACTTCGACCGTGGCTACGGTCCGGCGGTCAACCGCATGCTGCGGCTGATCCGCGAGGGCGGCGACTGGCGGGAGCTGGCGTCCGGGCTCTTCAACGGCCAGGGCTCATGGGGCAACGGAGCCGCCATGCGCATCGCTCCCCTCGGCGCCTGGTACGCCGACGACCCCGAGCAGGCCACCCACCAGGCCGAGATCTCCGCCTACACCACCCACCAGCACCGCGAGGCCGTCGTCGGCGCCATGGCCGTTGCCGCCGCGGCGGCCCTGGTGGCCGACCCGGCCCGCGACCTCGGCCCCGAGCAGCTGCTGGACGACGTGCTGGCGCTGATCCCGCGCAGCGCCGTACAGGCCGGTCTGCGCCGGGCACGCGACATGCTCGACTACGCCGACTCCGGCACCGTCGCCGCCGTGCTGGGCTGCGGCCGACGCACCAGCGCCCACGACACCGTGCCCTTCGCCCTCTGGGCCGCCGCCCGGCATCTCGGCAACTATGAGCGCGCATTTTGGGCCACCGCCCATGCCGGCGGCGACGTCGACACCACCTGCGCCATCGTCGGCGGCATCGTCGCCGCCGGTCGCGCCGGCGCCCCGCCCGAGGCATGGCTGGCCGGCACCGAATCCCTCCCCTCCTGGGCCCCCGCCCTCACCGACTGA
- a CDS encoding DUF4192 domain-containing protein, whose translation MNPHSEPSKRTTDSDSAAQPAAPTPSNTPRPPEPPAPADPHRASDPTPPARSADNSRPIDSANTTTPATPSLPTHPAETSSPSTSPTPSSPSPSSAPADAVPPPPAEAQVTLRSPAELADALPYLMGFYPDDSVVLIALHGDRGRFGGRVRLGIPADTAQWPDVADQLADCLVSAGKKRDARPEAILVYLCQEPAEGESGKDVKDRLRPLAQRLRTACGALDVPVLEALCLSNGRFWSYCCPDFRCCPAEGTPMVMPGTSVMAAAAAYAGMQVRGSLKAMEARLTPRTGRRAAEQEKTLDAAAGALVPRMLERDGAAAVRHSTLELAGAMIHRFRQDTPSGSNRARDACDDALITDAEAADLILGLQDRVTRDRAAEWMDGSAAAPALRLWRALARRCAGGYAEHAVAPLTLAGWVCWSTEDGPSARVALSCALSLDPEYTFAQLLHRAINEGLDPEPLRRCLREQHQEGVSTAQGEPAPDAGSASTTEETRRPARRPGQARPGPARRPRGPRGSTGPGTRSTDGRGRRRTGRDGDRSRR comes from the coding sequence ATGAATCCGCACAGCGAACCGAGCAAGCGCACCACCGACAGCGATTCCGCCGCTCAGCCCGCCGCCCCGACCCCTTCGAACACTCCCCGCCCGCCCGAACCGCCGGCCCCTGCCGACCCGCACCGCGCATCCGACCCCACCCCGCCCGCCCGCTCCGCAGACAATTCCCGCCCCATCGACTCCGCGAACACCACCACCCCTGCCACGCCTTCCCTCCCCACCCACCCCGCCGAGACCTCGAGCCCGTCCACTTCGCCCACTCCCTCCAGCCCCTCGCCCTCCTCCGCGCCCGCCGACGCGGTCCCGCCACCGCCCGCCGAAGCCCAGGTCACGCTGCGCAGCCCGGCCGAACTCGCCGACGCTTTGCCGTACCTCATGGGCTTCTATCCGGATGACAGCGTGGTTCTGATCGCGCTGCACGGCGACCGCGGGCGCTTCGGCGGCCGGGTCCGGCTCGGCATCCCCGCCGACACCGCACAGTGGCCGGATGTCGCCGACCAGCTCGCCGACTGTCTGGTCTCCGCGGGCAAGAAGCGTGACGCCCGGCCCGAGGCGATCCTCGTCTACCTCTGCCAGGAGCCCGCGGAGGGCGAGAGCGGCAAGGACGTCAAGGACCGGCTCCGCCCGCTCGCCCAGCGGCTGCGTACGGCCTGCGGCGCGCTCGACGTACCGGTCCTGGAAGCCCTGTGCCTGTCCAACGGCCGCTTCTGGTCCTACTGCTGCCCCGACTTCCGGTGCTGTCCCGCCGAGGGCACTCCCATGGTCATGCCCGGCACATCGGTGATGGCCGCGGCCGCCGCCTACGCGGGCATGCAGGTGCGCGGCTCGCTCAAGGCGATGGAGGCCCGGCTGACGCCCCGGACCGGCAGGCGGGCCGCGGAACAGGAGAAGACGCTGGACGCGGCGGCCGGCGCGCTGGTGCCGCGCATGCTCGAGCGGGACGGTGCGGCGGCCGTGCGGCACAGCACCCTCGAACTGGCCGGAGCCATGATCCACCGGTTCCGTCAGGACACCCCCTCTGGCAGCAACCGTGCCCGGGACGCCTGTGACGATGCGCTGATCACCGATGCCGAGGCCGCCGACCTCATCCTGGGCCTCCAGGACCGCGTCACCCGCGACCGGGCGGCGGAGTGGATGGACGGCTCAGCGGCCGCGCCGGCCCTGCGCCTGTGGCGCGCGCTCGCCCGCCGCTGCGCCGGCGGCTATGCGGAGCACGCGGTGGCGCCGCTCACCCTCGCCGGCTGGGTCTGTTGGTCCACCGAGGACGGACCGTCGGCACGCGTCGCCCTCAGCTGCGCCCTGTCGCTCGACCCCGAGTACACCTTCGCCCAGTTGCTGCACCGCGCCATCAACGAAGGCCTCGATCCGGAGCCGCTGCGCCGCTGCCTGCGCGAGCAGCACCAAGAGGGCGTGAGCACCGCCCAGGGCGAGCCCGCGCCCGACGCCGGCTCCGCGTCCACCACCGAGGAGACACGACGGCCGGCCAGGCGCCCCGGGCAGGCACGTCCCGGACCGGCCCGCCGCCCCCGCGGACCACGCGGCAGCACGGGCCCGGGCACCCGTTCGACGGACGGGCGCGGCAGGCGCCGGACCGGCCGGGACGGCGACCGGAGCCGGCGGTGA
- a CDS encoding TerD family protein, with amino-acid sequence MSTLNKGIEKVEVTLKWDPSPIGTPDNDLDIVAATYTADAPHGDPAYLVAFDSRSPDGTITLNRDSRTGQGFGADEIMTLELDRLSDAYGRVLVGVAIQQGEGRKVFGDVPHTHVRIREGYTALAEDDFASVAEATAATVAEFTRDETGKWRFRPGLRGFDADPDTFVSVMGH; translated from the coding sequence GTGAGCACGCTCAACAAAGGCATCGAAAAGGTTGAAGTCACACTGAAGTGGGACCCCAGTCCCATCGGAACACCGGACAACGACCTCGACATCGTCGCGGCCACGTACACGGCCGACGCGCCGCACGGCGACCCGGCCTATCTGGTGGCCTTCGACAGCCGGTCGCCCGACGGAACCATCACCCTCAACCGGGACAGCAGGACCGGCCAGGGGTTCGGCGCCGACGAGATCATGACGCTGGAACTGGACCGGCTGTCCGACGCCTACGGCCGGGTCCTCGTCGGAGTGGCCATCCAGCAGGGCGAGGGCCGCAAGGTCTTCGGAGACGTCCCGCACACCCACGTACGGATCCGCGAGGGCTACACCGCTCTGGCGGAGGACGATTTCGCCTCGGTGGCGGAGGCGACCGCCGCGACGGTGGCCGAATTCACCCGGGACGAGACGGGCAAATGGCGTTTCCGCCCCGGCCTTCGGGGCTTCGACGCCGACCCGGATACGTTCGTCTCGGTGATGGGGCACTGA